From Gimesia panareensis, the proteins below share one genomic window:
- a CDS encoding ArsR/SmtB family transcription factor → MKLKETPDYNGPALEEAAECLKVLAHPARIRIVQMLLRGRYTVGELAEDCGIPSNVASEHLRLMQRCGFFVSEREGRSVYYSVAEPHLNKIMDCIEGRFFQS, encoded by the coding sequence ATGAAACTGAAAGAAACCCCCGATTATAATGGCCCGGCACTGGAAGAGGCAGCAGAATGCCTGAAGGTGCTGGCACACCCTGCACGAATCCGCATTGTGCAAATGCTGCTGCGTGGGAGGTACACGGTTGGCGAACTGGCGGAAGACTGCGGTATCCCCAGTAATGTCGCTTCCGAGCACCTGCGATTGATGCAGCGTTGTGGCTTTTTCGTCAGTGAGCGGGAAGGCCGAAGCGTTTACTATAGTGTGGCAGAACCGCATTTGAATAAAATCATGGACTGTATTGAAGGACGTTTTTTCCAGTCCTGA
- a CDS encoding sulfatase-like hydrolase/transferase, whose translation MTTYLRYLLILLCFPLSSLIDQSAAQAEQKSAARPNILFLFSDDQRADALGAYQNPNIQTPNLDQLAQAGFSFRNAYCMGSIHGAVCQPSRAMLNSGRSLYHVPMDLKGVTTMPQQLKQSGYTTFGTGKWHNHRDSFQKSFTSGTAAFMGGMSNHLKVPVVDLKHGKFENQRMGEKFSSELFVDAAVNFLKTQPADKPFYAYVAFTAPHDPRMPPASAMKVYEKNQPPLPKNFMPQHPFNNGWMTGRDEALAGWPRQPEVVREQLAEYYAMITHMDSQIGRILSTLKSRGLDKNTIVIFSSDHGLAIGSHGLLGKQNLYEHSMKSPLIFKGPGIPQNESSNALVYLYDIFPTVCDLTHTSVPAGVEGVDLAPIWRGKQDRVRDTLFTTYEDLMRAVRDDRWKLIRYPQINKTQLFDLKNDPAELKDLSKHPDQQARIQNMLATLKQWQQKTDDKQPLTSEHPKSEKIDLTGRKRKPDKHQPDWIVKKYFDSE comes from the coding sequence ATGACTACCTACTTGAGATACCTGCTGATCCTACTCTGTTTTCCCCTGAGTTCTCTGATTGACCAGAGTGCAGCGCAGGCAGAACAGAAGTCTGCCGCCCGCCCCAACATTCTGTTTCTGTTCAGCGATGACCAGCGGGCAGACGCGTTGGGAGCCTATCAGAACCCGAATATCCAGACTCCGAATCTGGATCAGCTGGCTCAAGCCGGTTTCAGTTTTCGCAATGCCTACTGCATGGGTTCGATACACGGTGCGGTCTGCCAGCCCAGCCGGGCCATGCTCAACAGCGGCCGTTCGCTGTACCATGTGCCGATGGACCTCAAAGGGGTGACGACGATGCCCCAGCAGTTGAAACAGTCTGGTTACACCACATTCGGCACAGGGAAATGGCACAACCATCGTGATTCGTTTCAGAAAAGTTTTACTTCCGGAACCGCTGCCTTCATGGGCGGGATGTCCAACCACCTCAAAGTCCCCGTAGTGGACCTGAAGCACGGCAAATTTGAAAACCAGCGCATGGGAGAGAAATTTTCCAGTGAACTGTTTGTCGACGCTGCCGTGAATTTCCTCAAAACTCAACCTGCAGACAAACCGTTCTATGCCTATGTGGCTTTCACTGCTCCGCACGATCCGCGGATGCCTCCCGCTTCCGCGATGAAGGTCTACGAGAAGAATCAGCCACCACTGCCCAAAAACTTCATGCCTCAGCACCCGTTTAATAATGGCTGGATGACCGGGCGGGATGAAGCACTGGCCGGCTGGCCCCGTCAGCCGGAGGTCGTCCGCGAACAGCTGGCAGAATACTATGCGATGATCACGCACATGGATTCCCAGATCGGTCGCATTCTGAGCACGCTCAAGTCACGTGGACTCGATAAGAATACAATCGTCATTTTTTCATCGGACCACGGGCTAGCGATCGGCAGTCACGGTCTGTTGGGGAAACAGAATCTGTATGAACACAGCATGAAATCCCCGCTGATCTTCAAAGGCCCCGGCATTCCGCAGAATGAATCGAGCAATGCGCTCGTGTACCTGTATGACATCTTCCCCACCGTCTGCGATCTGACTCATACCAGCGTTCCTGCAGGTGTGGAAGGAGTGGACCTGGCACCGATCTGGCGGGGCAAGCAGGACCGTGTACGGGACACGCTGTTCACGACCTACGAAGACCTGATGCGAGCCGTGCGTGATGATCGCTGGAAGCTGATCCGCTATCCACAGATCAACAAGACACAACTGTTTGATCTCAAAAACGACCCTGCTGAACTGAAAGATCTTTCCAAGCACCCGGACCAGCAGGCGCGCATTCAAAACATGCTGGCGACGTTGAAACAGTGGCAGCAGAAAACAGATGACAAACAGCCCCTCACATCCGAACATCCCAAGTCGGAAAAGATCGATTTGACAGGGCGAAAACGGAAACCAGATAAGCATCAACCTGACTGGATCGTGAAAAAATACTTCGATTCGGAATGA
- a CDS encoding metallophosphoesterase — MSLIPPDSRISLGRRAFLQHGALLLTGISATPLSRLAAATEAKQRGVVRIGLVTDLHYADKPPAGSRHYRETLAKLQDAVAQFEKDQPDFVVFHGDLIDSGKSLEQEKKHLETIVKAISAMPFPKNYVLGNHCVDQLTKAEFLQGVGQQESYFSFDRSGFHFVVLDSCFKSDGTPYGRHNFKWTDANVPALELKWLQADLEKTNLPTIIFAHQPLDLKDTDAHAVKNSSEVRKVLEASGKVTAVFQGHSHRNKYSEIEGIHYCTMVAMVEGSGLDNNGYSTLDVYPDGSLVLNGFRKQQDYHWS, encoded by the coding sequence ATGTCTTTGATCCCTCCCGACTCCCGAATTTCATTAGGTCGGCGTGCTTTTCTTCAGCATGGTGCCCTGTTGTTGACCGGAATTTCCGCGACTCCGCTGAGCCGACTGGCTGCCGCTACCGAAGCAAAACAGCGCGGTGTCGTCCGCATTGGCCTGGTGACGGACCTGCATTACGCGGACAAGCCACCCGCAGGATCGAGGCACTATCGGGAAACCCTGGCGAAACTGCAGGATGCCGTTGCCCAGTTCGAGAAAGATCAGCCCGACTTTGTCGTCTTCCATGGCGATCTGATCGATTCCGGTAAATCGCTGGAACAGGAGAAAAAGCATCTGGAAACGATCGTCAAAGCCATCTCGGCCATGCCATTTCCTAAAAATTATGTATTGGGGAATCATTGTGTGGACCAGCTTACCAAGGCCGAATTCCTGCAGGGAGTAGGTCAGCAGGAGTCTTACTTTTCATTCGACCGGAGCGGCTTTCATTTTGTCGTGCTCGACTCCTGTTTCAAAAGCGACGGCACTCCCTATGGTCGCCACAATTTTAAATGGACCGACGCCAATGTGCCTGCACTGGAGTTGAAGTGGTTGCAGGCCGATCTCGAAAAAACGAATCTCCCCACGATCATCTTCGCCCATCAACCGCTTGATTTGAAAGATACCGATGCCCATGCCGTCAAGAATTCTTCAGAGGTCCGCAAGGTTCTCGAAGCGTCTGGAAAAGTGACCGCTGTCTTTCAGGGCCACAGTCATCGGAACAAATATTCGGAAATCGAAGGTATTCATTACTGCACGATGGTCGCGATGGTCGAAGGTTCGGGGCTCGATAACAACGGATACAGTACACTGGACGTCTATCCGGATGGTTCGCTGGTTCTGAATGGCTTTCGAAAGCAGCAAGATTATCACTGGAGCTGA
- a CDS encoding CehA/McbA family metallohydrolase domain-containing protein, with the protein MTDQPEINRRTFLGESLAATALSGLRVNSELQGGENQKRLQLFWGDLHNHNAVGYAKGSLERSIELAQEHLDFFAFTGHASWHDMPRMPGNRHMKWVNGFEVHSNHWPKTRQLIQDANNDEFVAFLGYEWHSSQFGDYCMIFPEDQPELFLPNHVEKLLDFAEGNQALAIPHHVGYKQGWRGANFKHFRPGASPVVEVFSEHGCTETDRSPYPMIRHSNGGRSASNMIVPQLQKGMRFGFVASSDDHLGYPGAYGEGVLGVWAEDLSSRSLMEAIRARRTYAATGDRIALEVSLNGQPMGSDVPATTDRQIDVRVQGEDAISMVELIRNGKVIERYFPEDHLDDKPILPGKVKCRLQYGWGPWADLAMGRTCFWDMTIKLDGGRFTRAIPCFQSSPFDEKLRDRLKVVSNQELRLDSNTTRVKCYAEDPTKAVVTEIEGTPDTVLTLQIRKPYEKTISARLQDLIDDNVVEFTGVFTSESYIVHRLVGQSEYSAQIRWQDQQRDANSTDWYYVRVTQNNGQLAWSSPIWVG; encoded by the coding sequence ATGACTGATCAACCTGAAATCAACCGCCGCACGTTTCTGGGCGAATCTCTGGCCGCGACCGCCCTCTCCGGTCTGCGTGTGAATTCTGAACTGCAGGGAGGCGAAAACCAGAAGCGGCTCCAGCTGTTCTGGGGCGACCTGCATAACCACAATGCCGTCGGTTATGCGAAGGGTTCACTGGAACGCTCGATCGAACTGGCGCAGGAGCATCTGGATTTCTTCGCCTTTACCGGACATGCCTCCTGGCACGACATGCCCAGGATGCCGGGCAATCGTCACATGAAATGGGTTAATGGCTTCGAAGTTCATTCCAACCACTGGCCTAAAACGCGACAGCTGATTCAGGATGCCAACAACGATGAGTTCGTCGCCTTTCTGGGCTACGAATGGCACTCCAGTCAGTTCGGCGATTACTGTATGATTTTCCCCGAAGATCAACCCGAGCTGTTCCTGCCAAACCATGTCGAAAAACTGCTCGACTTTGCAGAGGGCAACCAGGCACTGGCGATTCCGCATCATGTGGGCTATAAGCAGGGCTGGCGGGGCGCCAACTTCAAGCACTTCCGCCCTGGTGCTTCCCCCGTCGTGGAAGTTTTTTCGGAACATGGCTGCACAGAAACCGATCGCAGCCCCTACCCGATGATCCGTCACAGTAACGGGGGGCGTTCTGCCTCGAACATGATTGTCCCCCAGTTGCAGAAAGGGATGCGTTTCGGTTTTGTCGCTTCTTCCGATGACCACCTGGGATATCCGGGTGCCTATGGGGAGGGCGTGCTGGGAGTCTGGGCGGAAGATCTTTCTTCACGTTCGCTGATGGAAGCGATTCGCGCCCGCCGTACATACGCGGCAACGGGGGACCGGATTGCCCTGGAGGTTTCGCTGAACGGGCAGCCGATGGGCAGCGATGTACCGGCAACGACGGACCGCCAGATCGATGTCCGCGTACAAGGCGAAGACGCGATCTCCATGGTCGAACTGATTCGCAACGGCAAAGTCATCGAGCGCTATTTCCCCGAAGATCATCTGGACGACAAACCGATCCTGCCCGGCAAAGTGAAATGCCGCCTGCAGTACGGCTGGGGTCCCTGGGCGGACCTGGCGATGGGCCGCACCTGCTTCTGGGATATGACAATCAAGCTGGACGGGGGACGCTTCACCCGGGCGATTCCCTGCTTCCAGTCTTCCCCATTCGACGAAAAACTGCGTGACAGGCTCAAGGTGGTTTCGAACCAGGAACTCCGCCTCGACTCCAACACCACGCGCGTTAAATGCTATGCCGAAGATCCGACCAAGGCTGTCGTCACCGAAATCGAAGGCACTCCCGATACCGTGCTCACCCTGCAGATCCGCAAGCCGTACGAGAAAACCATCAGTGCCCGACTGCAGGATCTGATTGACGACAATGTCGTGGAATTCACTGGCGTATTTACCAGCGAAAGTTACATTGTGCATCGACTCGTGGGCCAGAGTGAATACTCGGCTCAAATTCGCTGGCAGGACCAGCAGCGCGATGCGAATTCGACAGACTGGTATTACGTCCGCGTCACACAGAACAACGGCCAACTCGCCTGGTCCAGTCCAATCTGGGTCGGTTGA
- a CDS encoding arylsulfatase: MRRLAPLFFLFAIILSCVVSTVSSAAASEKQPPNIVFIIADDLGYKELGCYGQKYIKTPNIDELAKDGIRFTQFYSGNAVCAPSRCNLMTGKHPGHAYVRNNGKPDYVQNMKEKEGWEYPGQHPIPDEEVTIAEMLKQKHYATGAMGKWGLGHFGTSGDPNKQGFDLFYGFNCQVHAHNHYPRFLWRNHTKETLPGNDRTLNGETYSQDKFVEVGMDFIRENKDRPFFLYLPFAVPHLAIQAPEESVAEYRGKIPEADYKHRGYIKREDPRAGYAAMITHMDKGVGQIMNLLKELKLDDNTVVFFTSDNGPTYDRLGGSDSVFFESAGPWRGFKGSLYEGGIRVPLVVRWPGHIAPGEVTDHLSAFWDVMPTIAQLTGTKAPADIDGISFVPTLLGEPQEQKQHEYLYWEFPAYTGQQAVHMGDWKGVRQNLLRKKNPQMKIELYNLKNDPGEQHDVADQHPEIVARIKSIMKTGRTPSKMFPFPALDQQ; this comes from the coding sequence ATGCGCCGCTTAGCCCCCTTATTCTTTCTGTTCGCGATTATCCTCAGTTGCGTGGTCAGTACCGTTTCCAGTGCAGCGGCCTCTGAAAAGCAGCCGCCCAACATTGTCTTCATTATTGCGGACGACCTGGGCTACAAAGAACTGGGGTGTTACGGCCAGAAATATATCAAGACGCCGAATATCGACGAGCTTGCTAAAGACGGAATCCGTTTCACTCAATTCTATTCCGGAAATGCCGTCTGTGCTCCTTCCCGCTGTAACCTGATGACCGGCAAACACCCCGGGCATGCCTATGTCCGCAATAACGGCAAACCCGATTACGTGCAGAACATGAAGGAGAAAGAAGGCTGGGAATATCCGGGTCAGCATCCGATTCCTGACGAAGAAGTCACGATCGCGGAAATGCTCAAACAGAAACACTATGCCACCGGAGCCATGGGGAAATGGGGGCTGGGACACTTCGGAACCTCGGGCGATCCCAACAAACAGGGCTTCGATCTGTTTTACGGTTTCAACTGCCAGGTGCATGCTCACAATCACTATCCCCGCTTCCTCTGGCGGAATCACACCAAAGAAACGCTGCCGGGCAACGATCGAACCTTAAACGGCGAAACCTATTCGCAGGATAAATTTGTCGAAGTCGGCATGGACTTCATTCGTGAAAACAAAGATCGCCCCTTCTTCCTCTACCTTCCGTTCGCGGTTCCGCATCTGGCCATCCAGGCACCGGAAGAATCCGTGGCCGAATACCGGGGGAAAATTCCTGAAGCAGATTACAAACATCGCGGCTACATCAAGCGAGAGGATCCCCGCGCCGGCTATGCAGCCATGATTACTCACATGGACAAGGGCGTTGGCCAGATCATGAACTTGCTCAAAGAATTAAAGCTGGATGACAACACCGTGGTCTTTTTCACTTCCGACAACGGGCCGACTTACGATCGCCTGGGCGGATCCGATTCGGTCTTCTTCGAATCAGCGGGTCCCTGGCGCGGGTTCAAAGGCAGTCTCTATGAAGGTGGCATCCGTGTGCCGCTGGTCGTTCGCTGGCCGGGACACATTGCCCCTGGTGAGGTAACCGATCATCTCTCCGCTTTCTGGGATGTCATGCCGACCATTGCCCAGTTGACGGGCACCAAAGCGCCTGCCGACATTGATGGCATCAGCTTCGTTCCCACCCTGCTGGGGGAACCGCAGGAGCAGAAGCAGCACGAGTACCTCTACTGGGAGTTTCCTGCTTACACGGGACAGCAGGCGGTTCACATGGGAGACTGGAAAGGCGTTCGCCAGAATCTGTTGCGGAAAAAAAATCCCCAGATGAAGATTGAACTTTACAATCTCAAAAACGATCCGGGAGAACAGCACGATGTTGCCGACCAGCATCCGGAAATTGTGGCCCGCATCAAATCCATTATGAAAACGGGTCGCACTCCGTCGAAAATGTTTCCGTTTCCGGCACTGGATCAGCAGTAA
- a CDS encoding phenylacetate--CoA ligase family protein yields MNQPDSQPENLDRDALEARQLQRLQHLLKEVSASNPFWQQKWNAAGVEIDSIQSLADLQKLPITTKAELVEDHLSNAPYGTNLTYPVETYTRMHQTSGTTGSPMRWLDTKDSWDWFGECWAQIYRMVGLHPEDRLFFPFSFGPFVGFWAAFEGATRRGNFCLAGGGMGSEARLKMILDNKITAVCCTPTYALRLAEVAEAENIDLAGSRVRALVVAGEPGGNIEATKQRIGQGWGARVFDHWGMTEIGALGIEPLENPGGLNILETECIPEIVNPETLEPVERGAQGELLITNLGRVGSPLIRYRTGDLVCEDTTPCPSGRSLLRLKGGILGRADDMVIIRGNNVFPSSLEAILRTFDQVAEYRIEVRTIRAMQHMKIELEPVESISTMDQQKQIINEVSHAIKDRLNFNAEVTTVAPGALPRFELKGKRFFKID; encoded by the coding sequence TCAGCCGGAAAACCTCGATCGGGACGCATTAGAAGCCCGCCAATTGCAGCGTCTGCAACATCTTTTGAAAGAGGTCTCGGCTTCGAATCCGTTCTGGCAGCAGAAGTGGAATGCTGCGGGCGTCGAGATCGACTCAATCCAGAGCCTGGCCGACCTGCAGAAATTGCCGATCACCACGAAAGCGGAGCTGGTCGAGGATCATCTCAGCAATGCCCCGTATGGTACCAACCTGACCTATCCTGTAGAGACATACACACGCATGCATCAGACCTCGGGGACCACGGGATCGCCGATGCGCTGGCTGGATACCAAAGACAGCTGGGACTGGTTCGGGGAATGCTGGGCGCAGATTTATCGCATGGTGGGACTACATCCGGAGGACCGGCTGTTCTTCCCCTTCTCTTTCGGACCGTTCGTCGGGTTCTGGGCCGCCTTTGAAGGCGCAACCCGCCGCGGTAACTTCTGTCTGGCCGGCGGAGGCATGGGAAGCGAAGCCCGACTGAAAATGATCCTGGATAACAAGATCACCGCCGTCTGCTGTACGCCAACATACGCACTGCGACTGGCGGAAGTTGCGGAAGCAGAAAACATTGATCTGGCCGGCAGCCGGGTACGGGCACTGGTTGTCGCGGGGGAGCCCGGCGGAAATATTGAAGCAACCAAACAGCGGATCGGACAGGGCTGGGGGGCCCGCGTGTTTGATCATTGGGGCATGACGGAAATCGGCGCACTGGGAATTGAGCCGCTCGAAAACCCGGGGGGCCTCAATATTCTGGAAACCGAGTGCATTCCCGAAATCGTCAATCCGGAGACACTGGAACCGGTCGAACGGGGGGCACAGGGCGAGCTTTTAATTACCAACCTGGGTCGCGTCGGATCGCCACTGATTCGCTACCGTACCGGTGACCTGGTCTGTGAGGATACAACCCCCTGCCCCTCCGGTCGCAGCCTGCTGCGTCTCAAAGGGGGTATCCTGGGACGGGCCGATGACATGGTGATCATCCGCGGTAACAATGTTTTCCCTTCGAGCCTGGAAGCGATTCTGCGTACGTTCGATCAGGTGGCGGAATACCGGATTGAAGTCCGCACCATTCGTGCCATGCAGCATATGAAAATTGAACTGGAGCCGGTGGAGTCAATCTCTACAATGGACCAGCAGAAACAGATCATCAATGAAGTCAGCCATGCGATCAAGGATCGTCTGAACTTCAACGCCGAGGTCACCACGGTGGCCCCCGGTGCCCTGCCCCGCTTTGAACTGAAAGGCAAACGTTTCTTCAAAATTGACTGA
- a CDS encoding MBL fold metallo-hydrolase, with the protein MFFQRYYLDCLSLASYMIADEETGDAVVVDPQRDIEIYLEDAKEHGLQIKHVILTHFHADFIAGHIELQKAVGAQIYLGSQGAAEFPHQALSEGDELLLGSVRISTLETPGHTPEGISLVVYDLKENPEQPKMILTGDTLFLGDVGRPDLLASLGVTAEELGAMLYDSLHEKILKLPDETLVYPAHGAGSMCGKQLSSEAVTTLGEQRRYNYALQPMSKEAFIDMVTTDLPEAPQYFVHDAILNRKERQTLDESIKAAWHAYSLEEVQEMLNDGTQVIDVRDVTEFAAGHLKGSINIGLEGRYATWAGTMLDKQAPIVVIAGEEDQIEEAIVRLGRIGFDHVKGFLKDGLNSLQDHPELVSQTRRISVQAMKELDEEVTIIDIRTPAEWSAGHIENSVNIPLNHLSEHLAEIPQDQTVIVHCQGGYRSSIAASLLEKQGFDNIIDLVGGYKAWLTTAA; encoded by the coding sequence ATGTTCTTTCAACGCTACTATCTGGATTGTCTGTCGCTGGCATCGTACATGATTGCCGATGAAGAAACGGGTGACGCGGTTGTTGTCGACCCGCAACGTGATATTGAGATTTACCTCGAAGATGCGAAAGAGCACGGCCTGCAAATCAAGCATGTGATCCTGACTCACTTCCATGCCGATTTTATCGCCGGTCATATTGAACTGCAGAAAGCGGTCGGTGCGCAGATTTATCTGGGCAGTCAGGGCGCAGCGGAGTTTCCTCACCAGGCTCTCTCGGAAGGAGACGAGCTGCTGCTGGGTTCTGTCAGAATCTCCACACTGGAAACTCCCGGACACACTCCGGAGGGAATTTCCCTGGTGGTATATGATCTGAAAGAGAATCCGGAACAGCCCAAAATGATTCTGACGGGGGATACCCTGTTTCTGGGAGATGTGGGGCGCCCCGACCTGCTGGCCTCTCTGGGAGTCACCGCGGAAGAGCTGGGAGCGATGTTGTATGACTCCCTGCATGAAAAAATTCTGAAGCTGCCCGATGAAACACTGGTTTATCCCGCACACGGTGCCGGTTCCATGTGTGGAAAACAGCTCAGCAGCGAAGCGGTTACCACTCTGGGTGAGCAGCGAAGATATAACTATGCCCTACAGCCCATGAGCAAAGAGGCCTTTATCGATATGGTGACGACCGATCTGCCGGAAGCACCGCAGTACTTTGTGCACGACGCGATCCTGAATCGTAAAGAACGTCAGACACTGGATGAAAGCATCAAGGCTGCGTGGCACGCGTACTCCCTGGAAGAAGTACAGGAAATGCTCAACGATGGAACTCAGGTGATTGATGTTCGTGATGTCACCGAGTTCGCAGCAGGTCACCTGAAGGGCAGCATCAACATTGGGCTGGAGGGACGGTATGCGACCTGGGCGGGAACCATGCTGGATAAGCAGGCTCCGATTGTGGTAATTGCGGGCGAAGAAGATCAGATCGAAGAGGCGATCGTTCGGCTGGGGCGCATCGGCTTTGATCACGTTAAGGGTTTCCTGAAAGACGGCTTGAACAGTCTGCAGGACCATCCCGAGCTCGTATCGCAAACCAGACGGATTTCAGTCCAGGCGATGAAGGAACTGGACGAAGAGGTTACGATTATCGATATTCGGACTCCTGCTGAATGGAGTGCAGGTCATATTGAAAACAGTGTCAATATTCCTTTGAACCATCTCTCCGAGCATCTGGCTGAAATCCCCCAGGATCAGACCGTAATCGTCCACTGTCAGGGCGGTTATCGTTCCTCGATTGCAGCCAGTCTGCTGGAAAAACAGGGATTTGACAATATCATTGATCTGGTAGGAGGCTATAAAGCCTGGCTCACCACCGCAGCCTGA
- a CDS encoding outer membrane protein assembly factor BamB family protein, translating into MKALLATALLSLFIAAPTYAGNWPGWRGPHSNGVAEGSGYPVAWDSSKNILWEVDFPGPSGSTPVIWGDDLFMTTNSGGKNRVICLNKNTGKEKWHTDFGTERAGKHKKGSGSSPSPAVDDQFIFGYFKSGDLACLTKDGKIVWQKNLQKEYGEDTLWWDLGTSPVLTDNLVVIACIQSDNSYIAAFDKATGKEVWKQSRNLDAPKEANQSYTTPVVAKQNGKEIIYVLGADHVTAHAAQTGKEIWRVGGLNPTQHEYFRSISSPVVSDGYLIAPYARGGSLTGIKLGGQGDVTKSNVVWTKEGEGKGAFSDVPTPAAINGRFYICSDKGEVLCFDIKSGKMIWEGRLPRSRHKFSASPILADGHIYVTREDGTTMVLDQGDEFKLVSENPLEGFALATPVFSDGKIYLKMTDKLFCIGKK; encoded by the coding sequence ATGAAAGCTTTACTGGCGACTGCCTTACTCTCCCTGTTCATTGCCGCCCCCACCTATGCGGGCAACTGGCCCGGCTGGCGGGGTCCCCATTCGAATGGAGTGGCTGAAGGCAGCGGTTATCCCGTTGCCTGGGACAGTTCCAAAAACATTCTCTGGGAAGTCGACTTTCCCGGTCCGAGCGGATCGACCCCTGTCATCTGGGGCGACGATCTGTTTATGACCACTAACTCTGGTGGGAAAAACCGGGTGATCTGTCTGAATAAGAACACCGGGAAAGAAAAATGGCATACCGACTTCGGTACCGAACGTGCCGGTAAACACAAAAAAGGGAGCGGCAGCAGTCCTTCTCCCGCCGTTGATGACCAATTCATCTTCGGTTACTTTAAGAGTGGCGATCTGGCCTGCCTGACCAAAGACGGGAAAATCGTCTGGCAGAAGAATCTGCAGAAAGAGTATGGCGAAGACACCCTCTGGTGGGACCTGGGAACGTCGCCCGTACTGACCGACAATCTGGTGGTCATTGCCTGCATTCAGAGCGATAATTCTTACATTGCCGCTTTCGACAAAGCGACCGGCAAAGAAGTCTGGAAACAGAGCCGCAATCTGGATGCTCCCAAAGAAGCCAATCAGAGCTACACCACACCGGTTGTCGCAAAACAGAATGGCAAAGAGATCATTTACGTCCTGGGGGCCGACCATGTGACAGCCCACGCTGCCCAGACAGGAAAAGAAATCTGGCGAGTGGGAGGGTTGAACCCCACACAACACGAATACTTCCGTTCGATTTCTTCCCCCGTAGTCAGTGATGGCTATCTGATTGCCCCCTATGCCCGTGGTGGATCACTCACCGGAATCAAACTGGGCGGCCAGGGAGATGTCACGAAATCCAATGTTGTCTGGACAAAAGAAGGGGAAGGCAAAGGCGCCTTCTCTGATGTCCCGACCCCGGCTGCCATCAACGGCCGCTTCTACATCTGTTCCGACAAAGGCGAAGTGCTCTGCTTCGACATCAAGAGCGGCAAGATGATCTGGGAAGGTCGCTTGCCACGCAGTCGGCACAAATTCAGTGCTTCACCGATTCTGGCAGACGGTCACATCTATGTAACCCGTGAAGACGGAACGACCATGGTTCTGGATCAGGGAGATGAATTCAAGCTGGTTTCCGAAAACCCGCTGGAAGGATTCGCCCTGGCCACACCGGTCTTCTCAGACGGTAAGATTTACCTGAAGATGACCGACAAGCTCTTTTGCATCGGCAAAAAATAA
- a CDS encoding rhodanese-like domain-containing protein encodes MSEIKTIKPEELARLHKEQGVEVVDVRTPAEFREVHATIARNVPLDKICAEHIEELTHGNADAQVYIICQSGNRSSRACQKLIDAGCVNVISVEGGTKAWEALGLPVERGKKTISLERQVRIAAGFLVFTGAMLGMFVNPWFSGISAFVGAGLMFAGITDTCGMAMVLAKMPWNQVSGCEQKQCQKTA; translated from the coding sequence ATGTCAGAAATTAAAACCATCAAACCCGAGGAACTGGCCCGGCTTCACAAGGAACAGGGCGTGGAAGTGGTCGATGTACGGACGCCGGCAGAATTCAGAGAAGTCCATGCTACGATCGCCCGCAATGTGCCCCTGGACAAAATCTGTGCTGAGCATATTGAAGAACTGACCCACGGCAACGCAGACGCGCAAGTCTATATCATTTGTCAGAGTGGTAACCGTTCATCACGGGCCTGTCAGAAACTGATCGACGCCGGCTGTGTGAATGTCATCAGTGTCGAAGGGGGCACCAAAGCCTGGGAAGCTCTGGGCCTGCCGGTCGAACGGGGCAAAAAAACAATTTCCCTGGAACGTCAGGTGCGGATTGCAGCCGGTTTCCTGGTATTTACCGGTGCCATGCTGGGCATGTTTGTGAACCCCTGGTTCAGCGGCATCTCAGCATTTGTAGGTGCGGGATTAATGTTTGCCGGTATTACTGATACCTGCGGGATGGCAATGGTACTTGCCAAAATGCCCTGGAATCAGGTTTCCGGCTGTGAACAGAAACAATGTCAAAAGACGGCTTAA